One genomic segment of Drosophila melanogaster chromosome 3L includes these proteins:
- the CG6685 gene encoding uncharacterized protein, isoform A, translating to MEEEQQFTPEPKNSAQKGAEKPARIPREVKVKLQRQLNRLGYSQQILLEAAKQQNQNNSNGILQYVADMIGKGEEMVKNCDSVSLNNINQWLELMKSSQLAELCEFEAAVVVNSIIQNETKPSPTELNGIDLNEAYKFLENALMGQPQKKMSDATKEFLSKEIELLIEKANTDESDDVARSMGQRLFDHQFLDYMEQRQKCSLDPLFLDEKLT from the exons atggagGAGGAGCAACAATTTACGCCGGAACCGAAAAACTCCGCGCAAAAAGGCGCAGAAAAGCCTGCAAGGATTCCGAGAGAGGTGAAAGTTAAGCTGCAAAGGCAACTAAACAGACTGGGCTACTCACAGCAAATCCTGCTCGAAGCAGCCAAgcagcaaaatcaaaataattcgAATGGCATTCTCC AGTATGTGGCCGACATGATTGGCAAGGGCGAGGAAATGGTGAAAAACTGCGACTCCGTTAGCTTAAACAACATTAACCAGTGGCTGGAGCTCATGAAAAGTTCGCAACTCGCTGAACTCTGCGAATTCGAAGCAGCCGTCGTTGTGAACTCCATAATCCAAAATGAGACAAAGCCATCGCCAACGGAACTGAACGGCATTGACTTGAA TGAGGCCTACAAGTTTCTGGAAAACGCTTTGATGGGCCAGCCGCAAAAGAAGATGAGCGATGCGACCAAAGAATTTTTGTCCAAGGAAATTGAG CTGCTCATAGAGAAGGCAAACACCGACGAATCCGACGATGTGGCACGCAGCATGGGGCAGCGTTTATTTGACCACCAGTTTTTGGATTACATGGAACAGCGGCAAAAGTGCAGTTTGGATCCACTATTCCTGGACGAGAAGCTAACGTAG